The Streptomyces sp. NBC_00510 genomic interval TCAAGCGGCTGCGGCACGCCGTCGCCTGCTTCCCCACCATCAGCGAGATCTGGACGTTCCTCCTCGCCGCGTACCACCGCGACGGTGACTGACGGCGTTGTGCCGGGCGCATGCGTTCAGTCCCCGGGGGCGTGACGGCAACGCAGGACTGGGTCCCTCACCCGTGCAGGCGCCGACAGTCCTGCCCGTCTGGATGAGCAGGAATGGCCCACCGGGCGGTTCGTGAGAAGACTGGTGCGGTGGCCAAACGCGGCCGCACCGCCGGGCGTCGCTGAGGCCGTCCGGTGCCGTGACAGCCTGGATAGGAACCGGATCATGAGCCTTGAGGTTGCGGTCGTCCGCGAGGCGGACGACGAGATGGTCGAGGCGTTCACCCGCCTGCTGCCCCAACTGTCCCGCAGCGCCGCCCCGCTGACCCACGAGACGCTGCGACGGCTCCTGGCCGCCGAGGCGAACACCGTGCTGGTGGCGCGGGTCGACGGCCGCGTCGTCGGGACGCTCACGCTGGTCCTGTTCCCCCTGCCGACCGGGATGCGGGCCTGGATCGAGGACGTGGTGGTCGATGAGGCCGCCCGCGGTTACGGCGTCGGGGCCGCCCTCACCGAGGAGGCGGTACGCCTGGCCGACGCGGCGGGAGCCCGCACGGTGGATCTCACCTCGCGCCCCTCGCGGCAGGCGGCGAACCGGCTGTACGAGCGGCTCGGCTTCGAGGTACGGGACTCCCGCGTCTTCCGCTACACCCTGCAGCACTAGT includes:
- a CDS encoding GNAT family N-acetyltransferase — its product is MRWPNAAAPPGVAEAVRCRDSLDRNRIMSLEVAVVREADDEMVEAFTRLLPQLSRSAAPLTHETLRRLLAAEANTVLVARVDGRVVGTLTLVLFPLPTGMRAWIEDVVVDEAARGYGVGAALTEEAVRLADAAGARTVDLTSRPSRQAANRLYERLGFEVRDSRVFRYTLQH